The genome window CCTGAAAAAGGCTGGCAAACCGCCTAAAGTCGTGATCGTTGCTTGCATGAGAAAATTGTTAACCATCATGAATTCTATGTTAAAAAACAATACCCCGTGGAACCCCAAAATCGCTTGACTTGGAACACGGTTGCTCTCCCGAAGGGAGAGGGGGTTTAAATGGAGTAATAATTTTTATACCACTCCACAAAGCGCGCGATGCCTTCTTCTATGGAGGTTGTTGGTTTATATCCCACGTCGCGTATCAAATCATCTACGTCCGCATACGTCGCCGGGATGTCACCCGCCTGTAAAGGCAGCATATTGAGAATGGCTTTTTTGCCGAGATGCTTTTCCAATGTTGCAATGAAGTGCATCAGTTCCACCGGCTGATTGTGGCCAATGTTATATAAGCGGTAAGGCGCAAGACTGCTGGCGGGATCGGGCGCCGCGCCGCTCCAGTCAGGATCAGGTTCTGGAATTTTATCCAGCACGCGCACCACGCCTTCCACGATATCGTCTATATAGGTGAAGTCACGTTTGTGTTTGCCATGATTAAAAACATCTATCGGTTCGCCCGCGAGAATTTTCTTGGTGAAGATAAAAAGCGCCATGTCGGGCCTTCCCCACGGTCCGTACACGGTGAAAAAGCGCAGGCCTGTCACAGGCAGGCGGTATAAATGGCTGTAGGTGTGCGCCATCAACTCATTGGCTTTTTTGCTGGCGGCATACAGGCTCACCGGATGATCCACGTTGTCATGCACCGAGAACGGCATCTTGGTGTTGGCGCCGTAGACCGAACTGCTGGAGGCGTAGACGAGATGTTCCACATTGTGATGGCGGCAGCCTTCCAGGACGTTGAGAAAGCCGACGATGTTGGACTCTATGTACGCGTGCGGATTTTGCAGTGAATAGCGCACACCGGCTTGAGCGGCGAGGGCGACGACGCGCTGCGGTTTGTGTTGCGTGAACACGTGTGCCAAGCCGGCGCGGTCTTGCAGGTTGACGCGCGCCTCGGTGAAACG of Acidobacteriota bacterium contains these proteins:
- a CDS encoding NAD-dependent epimerase; protein product: MKILVTGSAGFIGAALTPRLLERGDEVIGVDNLNDYYDVNLKLARLARYSDHPRFTEARVNLQDRAGLAHVFTQHKPQRVVALAAQAGVRYSLQNPHAYIESNIVGFLNVLEGCRHHNVEHLVYASSSSVYGANTKMPFSVHDNVDHPVSLYAASKKANELMAHTYSHLYRLPVTGLRFFTVYGPWGRPDMALFIFTKKILAGEPIDVFNHGKHKRDFTYIDDIVEGVVRVLDKIPEPDPDWSGAAPDPASSLAPYRLYNIGHNQPVELMHFIATLEKHLGKKAILNMLPLQAGDIPATYADVDDLIRDVGYKPTTSIEEGIARFVEWYKNYYSI